One window from the genome of Crassostrea angulata isolate pt1a10 chromosome 2, ASM2561291v2, whole genome shotgun sequence encodes:
- the LOC128173209 gene encoding uncharacterized protein LOC128173209 isoform X1 produces MSMKQINTNWKRVIVAFVIVITIIGLHSSLRFQTDVSINTTTNMEMVSNRESTHGESSKTSSLENPSCRLDPIVIRPESITLKMPPELEKVVPLWPNTRADKCIGNIKAKPMRKLSSNNYHSLYKCVERNKQMRAMRDNSFKTLDRAITHAYFKDLKKKQGVTIIEIGGYLGVLLPKLVATTGTKQYVALEPVPSFYQQLSKRIEDLSLQSRVTTYNFGLAKSKKELQISLRKDATSLLKDDKREGVQTETIKIFNVVDFFVQIGLGCNSLNLLTINCEGCEFDVIEILTSTSLIDNIDFVQFQPHLIVFDDDQKYICMYCRIRELLARTHEIAYDYPHVWETWKRKGIQ; encoded by the exons AT gAGTATGAAGCAGATAAATACCAATTGGAAGCGCGTGATTGTGGCCTTTGTAATTGTGATTACCATCATTGGCTTACATAGTTCGTTACGGTTCCAAACGGATGTTTCTATTAACACAACAACAAATATGGAAATGGTTTCAAACAGAGAATCAACGCACGGAGAAAGCAGTAAAACTTCATCGTTGGAGAACCCCTCTTGCCGTTTAGATCCCATCGTGATCAGACCTGAAAGCATTACCCTAAAGATGCCACCTGAGCTTGAAAAAGTGGTTCCACTGTGGCCAAATACAAGAGCAGATAAATGTATTGGAAATATCAAAGCGAAACCAATGAGAAAACTTTCGTCAAACAATTACCACAGTCTCTACAAATGTGTTGaaagaaacaaacaaatgcGAGCTATGAGAGACAACTCTTTTAAAACACTGGATCGCGCAATAACCCATGCATATTTTAAAGACCTGAAAAAGAAACAGGGGGTTACCATCATCGAAATTGGAGGTTACCTGGGTGTGTTGCTACCAAAGCTGGTGGCAACAACAGGAACGAAACAGTATGTCGCTCTAGAGCCGGTTCCTAGCTTCTATCAACAGTTATCCAAAAGGATCGAAGACCTCTCACTCCAATCAAGAGTTACTACCTACAATTTCGGTCTAGCTAAATCTAAGAAGGAACTCCAAATAAGTTTACGCAAAGACGCAACTTCTCTGCTGAAAGACGACAAAAGAGAAGGGGTTCAAACGGAAACTATCAAGATATTCAATGTGGTTGACTTCTTCGTACAGATTGGTTTAGGGTGTAATTCATTGAACCTACTGACTATTAATTGTGAAGGATGCGAATTTGACGTCATAGAAATACTGACGTCAACATCGCTGATTGATAACATTGACTTCGTACAGTTTCAGCCCCATTTAATTGTGTTCGATGACGATCAAAAATATATCTGTATGTACTGTCGTATAAGGGAACTCCTTGCCAGGACACACGAAATAGCTTACGATTATCCGCACGTCTGGGAAACATGGAAGAGAAAAGGAATTCAATAA
- the LOC128173209 gene encoding uncharacterized protein LOC128173209 isoform X2: MKQINTNWKRVIVAFVIVITIIGLHSSLRFQTDVSINTTTNMEMVSNRESTHGESSKTSSLENPSCRLDPIVIRPESITLKMPPELEKVVPLWPNTRADKCIGNIKAKPMRKLSSNNYHSLYKCVERNKQMRAMRDNSFKTLDRAITHAYFKDLKKKQGVTIIEIGGYLGVLLPKLVATTGTKQYVALEPVPSFYQQLSKRIEDLSLQSRVTTYNFGLAKSKKELQISLRKDATSLLKDDKREGVQTETIKIFNVVDFFVQIGLGCNSLNLLTINCEGCEFDVIEILTSTSLIDNIDFVQFQPHLIVFDDDQKYICMYCRIRELLARTHEIAYDYPHVWETWKRKGIQ; this comes from the coding sequence ATGAAGCAGATAAATACCAATTGGAAGCGCGTGATTGTGGCCTTTGTAATTGTGATTACCATCATTGGCTTACATAGTTCGTTACGGTTCCAAACGGATGTTTCTATTAACACAACAACAAATATGGAAATGGTTTCAAACAGAGAATCAACGCACGGAGAAAGCAGTAAAACTTCATCGTTGGAGAACCCCTCTTGCCGTTTAGATCCCATCGTGATCAGACCTGAAAGCATTACCCTAAAGATGCCACCTGAGCTTGAAAAAGTGGTTCCACTGTGGCCAAATACAAGAGCAGATAAATGTATTGGAAATATCAAAGCGAAACCAATGAGAAAACTTTCGTCAAACAATTACCACAGTCTCTACAAATGTGTTGaaagaaacaaacaaatgcGAGCTATGAGAGACAACTCTTTTAAAACACTGGATCGCGCAATAACCCATGCATATTTTAAAGACCTGAAAAAGAAACAGGGGGTTACCATCATCGAAATTGGAGGTTACCTGGGTGTGTTGCTACCAAAGCTGGTGGCAACAACAGGAACGAAACAGTATGTCGCTCTAGAGCCGGTTCCTAGCTTCTATCAACAGTTATCCAAAAGGATCGAAGACCTCTCACTCCAATCAAGAGTTACTACCTACAATTTCGGTCTAGCTAAATCTAAGAAGGAACTCCAAATAAGTTTACGCAAAGACGCAACTTCTCTGCTGAAAGACGACAAAAGAGAAGGGGTTCAAACGGAAACTATCAAGATATTCAATGTGGTTGACTTCTTCGTACAGATTGGTTTAGGGTGTAATTCATTGAACCTACTGACTATTAATTGTGAAGGATGCGAATTTGACGTCATAGAAATACTGACGTCAACATCGCTGATTGATAACATTGACTTCGTACAGTTTCAGCCCCATTTAATTGTGTTCGATGACGATCAAAAATATATCTGTATGTACTGTCGTATAAGGGAACTCCTTGCCAGGACACACGAAATAGCTTACGATTATCCGCACGTCTGGGAAACATGGAAGAGAAAAGGAATTCAATAA
- the LOC128173767 gene encoding uncharacterized protein LOC128173767, with the protein MNVTRINSRSVKVLAVPVMCLILLILHFTSVCIHDHSDKPFKPFLCILDDIMISQNDITLDMPKEVKNVVPLWPNITKDKCIRNIKLKPRRMFTTHENYSFYACVERNSNVKRVVKDSINRLNLDKNIIISYFGIFKMRPAPTIIEIGGYLGVMMPKLMEATGAKHYVALEPVPSFYKNFTEKIKELQLYSTVKAYNFGLAVTQKELQIGIHSDATSLLKDKIGKDRKTETIKIYKVIDFFVQIGLGCNSLNLLTINCEGCEFDVIEMLTSTLLINNIEYIQFQPHRSVFSNDRVYICRYCRLRQLLARTHEIGYEFPNVWETWKRKDLVS; encoded by the exons AT GAATGTGACGCGGATTAACTCGAGATCTGTGAAAGTGTTGGCTGTTCCTGTGATGTGCCTAATCCTATTAATTTTGCACTTTACCTCGGTATGCATTCACGACCACTCCGATAAACCATTTAAACCGTTTCTTTGCATTTTAGATGACATTATGATTAGCCAAAACGATATTACCCTTGATATGCCTAAAGAAGTGAAAAACGTGGTTCCTCTTTGGCCTAACATTACGAAAGACAAGTGTATCAGAAATATCAAACTGAAACCACGAAGAATGTTTACAACCCACGAGAACTACTCTTTTTACGCCTGTGTGGAAAGAAATAGTAATGTCAAAAGAGTAGTAAAAGACTCCATTAATAGATTAAACCTAGataaaaacataataatttCGTATTTCGGTATATTCAAAATGAGACCAGCGCCCACCATCATTGAAATAGGTGGATACTTGGGAGTCATGATGCCAAAACTGATGGAAGCAACAGGGGCTAAACATTACGTCGCATTGGAACCTGTACCtagtttttataaaaactttaCCGAGAAGATCAAAGAGCTACAACTATATTCAACCGTCAAAGCCTACAACTTTGGCCTTGCTGTAACTCAGAAAGAACTACAAATAGGAATCCATTCGGATGCTACGTCGCTGCTTAAAGACAAGATAGGGAAGGACAGGAAAACGGAAACAATTAAGATTTATAAAGTGATTGATTTCTTCGTACAGATTGGTTTAGGGTGTAATTCATTGAACCTACTGACCATTAATTGTGAAGGATGTGAATTTGACGTCATAGAAATGCTGACGTCAACGTTGCTCATTAATAACATTGAATATATTCAGTTTCAGCCACACCGTAGTGTGTTCTCAAATGATAGGGTATATATATGCAGGTACTGTCGCCTTCGGCAGCTTCTTGCGAGGACACATGAAATAGGGTATGAATTCCCAAACGTCTGGGAGACATGGAAAAGAAAAGACTTAGTTTCATGA